The following nucleotide sequence is from Paenibacillus odorifer.
CATGGCGGGTGTAGGATCTGGCTCCGCAGCCCAAGCCGACCATTCCTTCTTCTTGGCAGCTATAATCGAGAATGGGTTTAGCTGTTCCTGCGTCTTCCTTGGCGAAACGACGCATGGAGTATTGGCGATATCCTCTCGCTCTAAGCAGCTGCCCAGCGGCTTTGTAGCAATCTAGGCGAATATCGTCCTGACGCTGGATATCACCAGGCTTCACAATCGTATGCTCTCGGGTGTAGAGCGGATAGATGAAAATTTCCTCTGGCTCAAAGCTGATCGCTTGATTGAGCGAATATAGCCAAGAGTCGACCGTCTGCCCCGGAAGCCCGTAGATCAGATCTAAATTTAATATGGGAAAATCATATTTCCCCAGCAGCTCTAGTGCCCGATACACCTCATCCGGATTTTGTGGGCGATAGATGGCCGCCGATTCAGCAGCGACAAAACTTTGGATGCCCATGCTGACCCGATCCACCGTATATTCTTTTAGAATATTCAACTTCTCTTCGGTAATCGTCTCCGGTGAAGTTTCCACTGAGATGGAGGCTGTATTTGTATCCAGTCCCATCGTATCAACGGCAATGTGGAACAAGCGGCGGAGCTGATCTGCTGCCAGCAGGGTGGGAGTTCCGCCGCCGATCGCAAAGCGCGCATAAGGTTTATGTCTGGTGAATTCCGCCCATTGCTTTGCTTGGCGTTCCAGTGCATCCACGTATGTGGCATGAACATTTGCGCGTTTATCAGGCAGGGTAAATAGGTTGCAGAATCCGCAGCGTGCGCCACAAAACGGAATATGCATATATAGAAAGAAAGATTCCGCAGGCTCATCACGCCAGAGTGTTTCTAGCGGCATCGGAGGCTGCAAATCCCTGTAAGCCGTTTTGTGTGGATAGGAATACAGATAAGAACGGTAAGGGTGGGCAGTAATGCTGTTTTTCCACTTATGAAGCTCTTCTAAAGAGAAGGACGATAACGTCATATCAGTTCTCCATCCTTTCCTTGGTATAAATATTATAAAATAAACTCCCGATAAGGGACGTTCCATACCGTCTCGTGGGCTAGGCGATGCCCCTGATAGCCATCTTCCCCATAAGCGGTTCCATGATCTGAAAAAGCCAGGCAGAAGACCGGATTGCCGCGTTCCCGGAACGCATCGAACAACCGGCCCAGTTCACCGTCCACATAACGAAGAGCGGCGCGCTGGCTGTCTACGGAGTCTTTTTTAGCACCAGGTACAAAATAATGATTTGGTCCGTGAATGGCAGAGACGTTGAGGAACATAAACAATCTTTGCTCGCTAGGAGTATCCTTTAGCAGCTTCAAGGCATGGTTCACCTGATGCTCTGTGGAACGCGGATTGGTCACACCGAAGGTCATCCGCCAGTAGCTTTGCTGGAAATAGCTTGGCA
It contains:
- a CDS encoding STM4012 family radical SAM protein — protein: MTLSSFSLEELHKWKNSITAHPYRSYLYSYPHKTAYRDLQPPMPLETLWRDEPAESFFLYMHIPFCGARCGFCNLFTLPDKRANVHATYVDALERQAKQWAEFTRHKPYARFAIGGGTPTLLAADQLRRLFHIAVDTMGLDTNTASISVETSPETITEEKLNILKEYTVDRVSMGIQSFVAAESAAIYRPQNPDEVYRALELLGKYDFPILNLDLIYGLPGQTVDSWLYSLNQAISFEPEEIFIYPLYTREHTIVKPGDIQRQDDIRLDCYKAAGQLLRARGYRQYSMRRFAKEDAGTAKPILDYSCQEEGMVGLGCGARSYTRHVHYASRYGVSRKATESIIADYIATDRYDTADYGIVLSLEEQKRRFILKAILHSEGLKLEDYSQRFDQSLWSDYPELSNLLHSGLGQEGDGILRLTTEGMGYSDSIGDWFISGEIREQMERFVLP
- a CDS encoding STM4013/SEN3800 family hydrolase, which translates into the protein MDMNTIVGTHDILMITLDTLRYDAATMEEANCPNLCGTGPWEKRHTPGSFTYAAHHAFFGGFLPTPATTDKTEHIRMFHSRNTGMKTHPHTWLFDTPDIVSGLAAEGYRTVCIGGVIFFTKKNPLARVLPSYFQQSYWRMTFGVTNPRSTEHQVNHALKLLKDTPSEQRLFMFLNVSAIHGPNHYFVPGAKKDSVDSQRAALRYVDGELGRLFDAFRERGNPVFCLAFSDHGTAYGEDGYQGHRLAHETVWNVPYREFIL